The Novosphingobium sp. THN1 genome includes a window with the following:
- a CDS encoding MBL fold metallo-hydrolase, with protein sequence MIRVGFRWLERGSCRHPEGMTIAGGSLCAVEFPAMVGVIEHPALGLFLFDTGYDPAFIAATRPFPERFYRWTTPVSIGEAERWQVWLQHHRIDGAAIAGTIVSHFHGDHVAGLRHLAHLPVYCARAGLDALRGKGRIARVRNGLLAELVPENVDAMARYFEDARPVTLPSAFAPFAQGHDILGDGSLLAVELPGHCAGHWGLAFETRQGQPVLLAADAVWSGRSIAERRAPPRLTTALLGNTRRYRETLDLLCSAVHRNPELAILPSHCASTARAFRGDDDAA encoded by the coding sequence ATGATCCGCGTCGGCTTCAGGTGGCTTGAGCGCGGATCGTGTCGCCACCCCGAGGGCATGACCATCGCCGGCGGCAGCCTCTGCGCTGTCGAATTTCCGGCAATGGTGGGCGTGATCGAGCATCCGGCGCTTGGGCTATTCCTGTTCGATACCGGATATGACCCTGCCTTCATCGCAGCGACGCGGCCCTTTCCGGAGCGCTTCTACCGTTGGACAACGCCGGTTTCGATCGGCGAGGCTGAGCGTTGGCAGGTCTGGCTGCAGCACCACCGCATCGACGGGGCAGCGATTGCCGGGACCATTGTCTCGCATTTCCACGGCGATCATGTCGCGGGCTTGCGCCATCTCGCGCACTTGCCGGTCTACTGCGCCAGGGCCGGCCTCGATGCCCTTCGCGGGAAAGGACGGATTGCGCGCGTCCGAAACGGCCTGTTGGCCGAGCTGGTGCCGGAAAATGTCGATGCAATGGCCCGCTACTTTGAAGATGCCCGTCCGGTTACCCTGCCAAGTGCCTTCGCACCCTTTGCGCAGGGGCACGACATTCTCGGCGATGGCAGCCTTCTGGCGGTTGAACTGCCCGGGCATTGCGCCGGACACTGGGGTCTGGCCTTCGAGACACGGCAGGGGCAGCCGGTATTGCTCGCTGCCGATGCGGTCTGGTCCGGACGGTCCATCGCAGAACGACGAGCGCCACCGCGCCTGACCACCGCACTGCTCGGCAATACGCGCCGCTATCGCGAAACGCTGGACCTGCTGTGCAGCGCGGTGCATCGCAATCCTGAACTGGCCATCCTGCCATCGCATTGCGCCAGCACCGCCCGCGCCTTTCGCGGTGATGATGATGCAGCTTGA